A window from Pseudomonas frederiksbergensis encodes these proteins:
- a CDS encoding MBL fold metallo-hydrolase, with protein MIGFTSLKRILLATATFGFAVHAAAASTLTLDVYNPGDKAIFPVTSVLVSGEKDAILVDAQFGKSQAEQVVEKIRASGKQLTTIYISHGDPDYYFGLDTLTAAFPNAKVLASQPTVDHIQNTVDGKLAFWGPKMGADVPAKTIVPEVLKGDSLMLEGQKLQVVGLDGKQPDRSFVWIPSIKAVVGGVVVAENIHVWMADTQTPQSHADWLTTLHAIETLKPKTIVPGHYLGESARSLAAVQFTADYIKAFDEETAKAKHAAALIAAMKKRYPTLGEESSLELSAKVAKGEMKW; from the coding sequence ATGATCGGCTTCACCTCGCTTAAACGTATTTTGCTGGCCACCGCCACCTTCGGTTTCGCCGTCCACGCAGCGGCAGCCTCAACCCTGACCCTGGACGTCTACAACCCGGGCGACAAGGCGATCTTCCCGGTGACCTCGGTGTTGGTCAGTGGCGAGAAAGACGCGATTTTGGTGGATGCGCAATTTGGCAAATCCCAGGCCGAGCAAGTGGTCGAAAAGATCCGCGCCAGCGGCAAGCAATTGACCACCATCTACATCAGCCACGGTGACCCGGATTACTACTTCGGCCTCGATACCCTGACTGCCGCATTCCCCAACGCCAAAGTGCTCGCCTCGCAGCCGACCGTGGACCACATCCAGAACACCGTCGACGGCAAACTGGCGTTCTGGGGGCCGAAAATGGGCGCCGATGTACCGGCCAAAACCATCGTGCCGGAGGTGCTCAAGGGCGACAGCCTGATGCTCGAAGGGCAGAAGTTGCAGGTGGTGGGGCTGGACGGCAAGCAGCCGGATCGCAGCTTCGTGTGGATTCCGTCGATCAAGGCTGTGGTCGGTGGTGTCGTCGTCGCAGAAAACATTCACGTGTGGATGGCCGACACCCAGACGCCGCAGTCCCACGCCGATTGGCTGACCACGCTGCACGCCATTGAAACCCTGAAACCGAAAACTATCGTGCCGGGTCATTACCTCGGTGAGAGCGCCCGTTCGCTGGCCGCCGTGCAGTTCACCGCCGATTACATCAAGGCCTTCGACGAAGAAACCGCCAAGGCCAAACACGCTGCTGCGCTGATCGCCGCGATGAAAAAACGCTACCCGACGCTGGGTGAAGAAAGCTCTCTTGAACTGAGCGCGAAAGTCGCCAAGGGCGAGATGAAGTGGTAA
- a CDS encoding SDR family oxidoreductase, whose translation MHPYFSLQGRTALVTGGTRGIGKMIAKAYVEAGATVYVCARDAEACQQTADELSAFGRCHGMAANLATEEGVLQLATRLGEQIGQLDILVNNAGTTWGAPLESYPVKGWEKVMQLNVTSVFNCIQQFLPLLRKAGSAANPARIINIGSVAGISSFGEQAYAYGPSKAALHQLSRILARELVSQHINVNVIAPGRFPSKMTQHIGNDEQALADDTALIPMKRWGREEEMAALAISLASTAGAYMTGNIIPLDGGFSL comes from the coding sequence ATGCACCCGTACTTTTCCCTGCAAGGCCGCACCGCCCTGGTGACCGGCGGCACCCGTGGTATCGGCAAAATGATCGCCAAGGCCTATGTCGAGGCCGGTGCCACCGTGTACGTCTGCGCCCGGGATGCCGAAGCCTGTCAGCAAACGGCTGATGAGCTGAGCGCATTCGGTCGTTGCCACGGCATGGCGGCCAACCTGGCCACCGAAGAAGGCGTACTTCAACTGGCTACGCGACTGGGCGAGCAGATCGGTCAGCTGGATATTCTGGTGAACAACGCCGGCACCACGTGGGGCGCGCCGCTGGAGAGCTACCCGGTCAAGGGCTGGGAAAAGGTCATGCAGCTGAACGTGACCTCGGTGTTCAACTGCATCCAGCAGTTTTTGCCACTGCTGCGCAAGGCCGGTTCGGCAGCGAATCCGGCGCGAATTATCAATATCGGTTCAGTGGCGGGCATTTCGTCCTTCGGCGAGCAGGCTTATGCCTACGGGCCGAGTAAAGCGGCCCTGCATCAACTGTCGCGGATTCTGGCGCGTGAGTTGGTGAGCCAGCACATCAACGTCAACGTCATCGCGCCGGGGCGTTTTCCGAGCAAGATGACTCAGCACATCGGCAATGATGAGCAGGCGCTGGCCGACGACACGGCGTTGATTCCGATGAAACGCTGGGGCCGGGAAGAAGAGATGGCGGCGCTGGCAATCAGTCTGGCGAGTACGGCCGGTGCTTACATGACCGGGAATATCATCCCGTTGGATGGTGGGTTCAGTCTCTGA
- a CDS encoding DUF1456 family protein, whose product MIHNDVLRSVRYMLDISDKKVIEIIKLGGMDVALEDLVTYLDKKEEDEEGFVRCPDEVMAHFLDGLVTFKRGKDESRPPQPIEVPVTNNIILKKLRVAFELKEDDMHAILKASEFPVSKPELSALFRKFGHTNYRPCGDQLLRNFLKGLTLRVRPQ is encoded by the coding sequence ATGATTCATAACGACGTACTGCGCAGCGTGCGCTACATGCTCGACATCAGCGACAAGAAAGTCATCGAAATCATCAAGCTCGGCGGCATGGACGTGGCCCTGGAAGACCTGGTGACGTACCTCGACAAGAAAGAGGAAGACGAGGAAGGCTTCGTACGCTGCCCGGATGAAGTCATGGCGCATTTCCTCGACGGCCTGGTGACCTTCAAGCGCGGCAAGGACGAAAGCCGTCCGCCGCAGCCGATCGAAGTGCCGGTGACCAACAACATCATCCTGAAGAAACTGCGTGTGGCTTTCGAACTGAAAGAAGACGACATGCACGCCATCCTCAAGGCCTCCGAGTTCCCGGTGTCCAAGCCTGAGCTGAGCGCGCTGTTCCGCAAGTTCGGCCACACCAACTACCGCCCGTGCGGCGACCAGTTGCTGCGCAATTTCCTCAAGGGCCTGACCCTGCGCGTGCGTCCGCAGTAA
- a CDS encoding rRNA pseudouridine synthase, which produces MTDPIRLSKRLIELVGCSRREAELFIEGGWVTVDGKVIDEPQFKVDTQKVELDPEAKATAPEPVTILFNVPAGMDAETAMATISAETLSEEHRYGKRPLKGHFLRLTASTDLQANASGLLVFTQDWKILRKLTADSAKIEQEYVVEVEGDMVAHGLNRLNHGLTYKGKELPPVKASWQNENRLRFAMKNPQPGVIALFCQAVGLKVVAIRRIRIGGVSIGKVPLGQWRYLSGKEKF; this is translated from the coding sequence ATGACTGACCCGATTCGTCTCTCCAAACGCCTCATCGAACTCGTCGGCTGTTCCCGTCGGGAGGCTGAGCTGTTCATCGAGGGCGGCTGGGTCACCGTGGACGGCAAGGTCATCGACGAGCCGCAGTTCAAGGTCGACACCCAAAAAGTCGAGCTCGATCCCGAAGCCAAGGCAACCGCGCCGGAGCCGGTGACCATCCTGTTCAACGTCCCTGCGGGCATGGACGCGGAAACGGCCATGGCGACCATCAGCGCCGAGACCCTGAGCGAAGAACACCGCTACGGCAAACGCCCGCTCAAGGGCCACTTCCTGCGCCTGACCGCCAGTACCGATCTGCAGGCCAACGCCAGCGGTCTGTTGGTGTTCACCCAGGACTGGAAGATCCTGCGCAAACTCACTGCCGATTCCGCCAAGATCGAGCAAGAGTATGTGGTCGAAGTTGAAGGCGACATGGTGGCTCACGGCCTCAACCGCCTGAACCACGGCCTGACCTACAAGGGCAAGGAACTGCCGCCGGTCAAAGCCAGCTGGCAGAACGAAAACCGCCTGCGTTTTGCGATGAAGAACCCACAACCGGGCGTCATCGCCCTGTTCTGCCAGGCCGTAGGCCTGAAGGTTGTCGCCATCCGCCGCATCCGCATTGGCGGCGTGTCCATCGGCAAAGTGCCGTTGGGGCAATGGCGTTACCTGTCCGGCAAAGAGAAGTTCTAA
- a CDS encoding GNAT family N-acetyltransferase: MRQHSVIHTPKQSDYEELTQVWEASVRATHDFLPDSYIDLLKNLVLTRYLDAVMLICTKDSRQRITGFAGVAAGKIEMLFIDPAHRGKGLGKQLLRYALEHLNADELDVNEQNPQALGFYFKQGFEVIGRSEHDGMGQPYPLLHMRLRQSQQLTRNG, translated from the coding sequence ATGCGCCAACACTCGGTCATTCACACACCGAAACAGAGCGACTACGAAGAACTCACCCAAGTGTGGGAAGCCTCGGTGCGCGCCACCCATGACTTTCTGCCCGACAGCTACATCGACCTGCTGAAGAATCTGGTGCTGACCCGCTACCTCGACGCGGTGATGCTGATCTGTACCAAAGACTCACGCCAGCGCATCACCGGGTTCGCCGGCGTGGCGGCGGGCAAGATCGAAATGCTCTTCATCGACCCGGCGCATCGCGGCAAAGGCCTGGGCAAGCAATTGCTGCGCTATGCCCTGGAACACCTGAACGCCGATGAGCTGGACGTCAATGAGCAGAATCCGCAGGCCTTGGGATTCTACTTCAAGCAGGGTTTTGAGGTGATCGGTCGCTCCGAGCACGACGGTATGGGTCAGCCGTATCCGTTGCTGCACATGCGTTTGCGTCAGTCTCAACAACTGACGCGTAATGGTTAA